A window from Cryptomeria japonica chromosome 1, Sugi_1.0, whole genome shotgun sequence encodes these proteins:
- the LOC131042448 gene encoding putative leucine-rich repeat receptor-like serine/threonine-protein kinase At2g24130, translating to MDGGTDKTLINTNIKILDRKISESLGGSIPSQIGNLTSLTYLALADNLLTGSIPSEIKMLHRLERLRLRNKKLQGPIPGEISQLRNLGSLSLRQNMLSGPIPHSLGDLVYMRRLLLSENRLSGNIPFTLGKCWRMELLDLSWNRLSGSIPRELGSLSNLQFYFNLSHNSLEGSLPPELGKMGMVQTMDISFNQLTDHIPEALGSCTGLARLNLCHNSLQGPIPQSLSKMKNLEKLDFSSNNLSGAIPKSLGKLPMLHTVNFSFNNLRGEVPIDWGSSNLTFKSLMGNPRASAESNYLYSRISSIQRTFSFQKGQQMIPYEALVKATDGFSDRNKIGAGRFGSVYTEILDDGTTVAVKVLNLLNKEASKDFITECKVFGSVRHRNLVRLINYCSMLHFKALVLQLIHNGSLENHLRMSITVHSHRARGNHLVEEKPSNADMSVGLHKELFKALLTVVYEAKQMKIVLECVVYLLEF from the exons ATGGATGGAGGAACAGATAAAACTTTAATAAATACGAATATAAAGATATTGGACAGAAAGATATCAGAAAG CCTCGGAGGAAGCATACCTTCACAAATTGGAAACCTTACAAGTTTGACATATCTTGCTTTGGCTGACAATCTCTTGACTGGCAGCATTCCATCAGAAATAAAAATGCTCCATAGGTTGGAAAGATTGCGCCTTCGTAACAAGAAGTTGCAAGGGCCCATACCAGGTGAGATTTCTCAGTTAAGAAATCTAGGAAGTTTATCACTTCGCCAAAACATGCTGTCTGGACCAATACCGCATTCTCTTGGTGACCTGGTCTACATGAGAAGGCTGCTTCTTTCTGAAAATCGGTTATCAGGAAATATACCGTTTACTCTAGGTAAGTGTTGGCGCATGGAACTGCTTGACCTTTCATGGAACCGACTCAGTGGAAGCATACCTAGAGAGCTTGGAAGTCTTTCAAATCTTCAGTTCTATTTCAACCTGTCACACAATTCTCTTGAAGGCTCCCTTCCTCCAGAGCTTGGTAAAATGGGCATGGTGCAGACAATGGATAtctctttcaatcagttaactgaTCACATCCCAGAGGCACTTGGAAGTTGCACAGGACTGGCAAGATTGAATCTTTGTCATAATTCATTGCAAGGTCCAATTCCACAGTCATTGAGTAAAATGAAAAATTTGGAGAAGCTAGATTTCTCTTCAAATAACTTATCAGGTGCAATACCAAAGTCCTTGGGAAAACTCCCCATGCTTCACACTGTGAATTTCTCATTCAACAACTTGAGAGGAGAAGTTCCTATAGATTGGGGTTCTTCAAATTTAACTTTCAAGTCACTTATGGGAAACCCCAGGGCCTCTGCGGA GAGTAACTACTTGTATAGCAGAATATCAAGTATCCAAAGAACTTTTAGCTTCCAGAAGGGGCAACAAATGATTCCATATGAAGCTCTTGTAAAAGCAACTGATGGATTCAGTGATAGAAACAAAATAGGAGCTGGTAGATTCGGATCAGTCTATACAGAAATTTTGGATGATGGCACAACAGTTGCTGTCAAAGTCCTCAACTTGCTGAATAAGGAAGCTTCCAAGGATTTTATCACAGAATGCAAAGTGTTTGGAAGTGTTCGCCACCGAAATCTTGTTAGACTAATAAATTATTGTTCAATGCTTCACTTCAAAGCTTTGGTTCTCCAATTGATACACAATGGAAGCTTGGAAAACCATCT GAGAATGTCAATAACTGTTCACAGTCATAGAGCTCGTGGAAATCATTTAGTAGAGGAAAAACCATCAAACGCAGACATGTCAGTTGGTTTGCACAAAGAGCTTTTTAAAGCTCTACTAACAGTTGTGTACGAAGCAAAGCAAATGAAAATTGTGCTTGAGTGTGTAGTTTACTTGTTGGAATTCTAG